Part of the Aquamicrobium lusatiense genome is shown below.
GGTGTCGGTGGCATCGGGCCGGCCGAAGGCGATGTTGTCGCGCACGGTGGCGGCGAAGATCGTCACCTCCTGCGGCACGATGGCCATGCGCGCGCGCAGCGTCTGCGGGTCCGCTTCGCGCACATCAATCCCGTCGACCGCGATTGCGCCGCCGGCGACATCGTAAAAACGCTGAATCAGCGAGAACACCGTGCTCTTGCCGGCGCCCGAAGGGCCGACGATCGCCACTGTCTCGCCCGGACGCACGGCGAAGCTGAGATCATGCAGCGCAGAGCGATTGGGGCTGGCCGGATAGGCGAAGGAGACATGATCGAAGGCGATTTCACCGCGTGCGGGAACCGGGAGCGGCTTTGGATGGGCCGAGGCCTTGATGCCCGGCTCCTCCTCCAGCAGCTCGGTCAGCCGCTCGGCAGCGCCCGCGGCTTGAGAAAGCTCGCCCCAGACCTCCGACAGCGCGCCCAGCGCGCCGGCGGCGAACACCGAATAGAGCAGGAACTGGCCAAGCGTGCCGGGCGTCATCGCACCGGTCAGCACATCGCGCGAGCCGAACCACAACACCGCCACCACCGACGCGAAGATGATGAAGATCGCCACGAAGGTGAGCATGGCGCGCGCCAGTATGGAGGCGCGGGCGGCGTTGAAGGCGGCCTCCACCGCCGCGCGGAAGCGGGACGTGACCAGCCCTTCATTGGTGAAGGATTGCAGCGTGCGCACCGCGCCGATCTGCTCGCCGGCATAGGCATTGGCGGCGGCGAGCATGTCCTGCGCGGCGCGCGAACGCCCGCGCACGGAGCGGCCGAAAGCGACAAGCGGCACGATCACCAGCGGAATGGCGGCGATGACGAGACCGGACAGCTTGGGGCTCGTCACCACCATCATGGCAAGCGCACCGAACCCCAGAATGATGTTGCGCAGCGCCACCGACGCCGTGGCGCCGACGGCCGACTTGATCTGCGTGGTGTCGGCGGCCAGCCGCGAGACGATCTCGCCGGACTGCACCCGATCGAAGAAGGACGGCGACAGCGTCGTCAGATGCGAAAACACGTCGCGGCGCAGGTCCGAAACCACCCGCTCGCCCAGCGTGATGACGAAATAATAGCGACCGGCCGAGGCTAGCGCGAGCATCGCGGCCATGGCCAGCAGCATGGTGAAATAGTTGGACACCAGCGTCGTGTCGGAATGGGAAAAGCCGTGGTCAATCATGCGCCGCACCGCCAGCGGCAGCGCCAGCGTCGTCACGGCGGCCAGAATCAGGGAGACCATGGCGCCCAGAACGAGGCCGCGATAGCTGCCGATGTAAGGGAAGACCCGCCTCAGCGGCCTGAGAGAACGCCTGCGCTGTTCCGCGCTTTCCGGTTGCGCCATGTCTGCGGTGGTCCTCCCTGCCCTTCGGCCACCGCCATTATGCTACGGCACGACCTTGTGATTCAATTTCGGTTGATGTATAGGCACGCCGACCGTTTTAGAGGCCGCGGCTTTTGAATAGCTGCGGCTTCGAGTTTTAAAAAGGGGCGCATCGCCGCAGGGCCGCCGTCCCCCCAAGCCAGGACGAGAGCGATGAAGGCAGATATCCATCCCGACTACCACTCCATCAAGGTCGTGATGACCGATGGCACCGAGTACATGACCCGTTCGACCTGGGGCAAGGAAGGCGACACGATGAACCTCGACATCGACCCGACCACGCACCCGGCCTGGACCGGCGGCCAGCAGACCCTGCTCGACCGCGGTGGCCGTCTGTCGAAGTTCAAGAACAAG
Proteins encoded:
- the rpmE gene encoding 50S ribosomal protein L31, whose product is MKADIHPDYHSIKVVMTDGTEYMTRSTWGKEGDTMNLDIDPTTHPAWTGGQQTLLDRGGRLSKFKNKFANLGI
- a CDS encoding ABC transporter transmembrane domain-containing protein, with protein sequence MAQPESAEQRRRSLRPLRRVFPYIGSYRGLVLGAMVSLILAAVTTLALPLAVRRMIDHGFSHSDTTLVSNYFTMLLAMAAMLALASAGRYYFVITLGERVVSDLRRDVFSHLTTLSPSFFDRVQSGEIVSRLAADTTQIKSAVGATASVALRNIILGFGALAMMVVTSPKLSGLVIAAIPLVIVPLVAFGRSVRGRSRAAQDMLAAANAYAGEQIGAVRTLQSFTNEGLVTSRFRAAVEAAFNAARASILARAMLTFVAIFIIFASVVAVLWFGSRDVLTGAMTPGTLGQFLLYSVFAAGALGALSEVWGELSQAAGAAERLTELLEEEPGIKASAHPKPLPVPARGEIAFDHVSFAYPASPNRSALHDLSFAVRPGETVAIVGPSGAGKSTVFSLIQRFYDVAGGAIAVDGIDVREADPQTLRARMAIVPQEVTIFAATVRDNIAFGRPDATDTEIEAAARAAQAEEFILRLERGYDTQVGERGVTLSGGQRQRIAIARAILRDAPILLLDEATSALDAASETLVQEALSTLMRARTTLVIAHRLATVLEADRILVMDEGRIVEEGTHRSLVIKGGLYAELARLQFDAGAGILEGAAE